The DNA sequence AGGATATATTTATGGGTAATGTGACTATATGGGGTCTTTTTGGATTGGGTATAATGACCAGCCTTTCTCCCTGCTCTTTAGCGCTTCTTGTTGCCGCGCTATCTTTTATCATTAGTGAAGAGAAAAATTTGAAAGAAGGAATCTCTATCGGGATTTCTTTTACCTTAGGGATGAGCTTTGTCTTTTTTATTCTTGGACTTTTTATTTCTAAGTTAGGCCAATTCATAAGGTTTGCACATCTTTTTTATATCATCGCCGGGATATTTTTAGTTCTCTTTGGTTTAAGCCAATTAGGTATCTATAAGGGAGCAAAGATTAAACTCTTTGCTAAAAGTAATGATGGTAAACCGAGAAATCTTAATATCATCCAACGATTAGTATTTTCTGTTTTACGTTTAGGTCAATATTCAAAGATTTTGTCTGCATTTATCTTAGGGACACTTTTTGCTTTTGGGTGGGCGCCTTGCGCAGTATCTTTGATTATGCCGGTAGCGCTTTTAATAATGAGCCAGGATATAACCATCTGGCAAGGCGGAGGACTTTTGTTTACGTTCGGTTTAGGTCATGGAGTTCCAATTATACCTTTAGCCGCTCTTTCCGGTCAGATGCGCGCTCAAGTAGCAAATAAATTTACCAAGGCAGGTGAATATCTTGTTAAGATATTCGGGGTGATTATTTTGGTTATCGGTATATTATTTATCATCTATGGCCCAAAGTTAAATGTTATTTTTGGAGGTAAATAATAATGAGAAAAATCAGCATCCTCACAATTTTCATTTGTGTTATATTATTGACTTTTTCTCAAATACTATATGTAAAAGCAGAGCCAAAAATGGCAACAAATTTTCAATTACGCGACCCCTGGGATTATGAATTTTCTTTAGAGCAGTTTAAAGATAAACCTGTTATTTTACATTTTTTCCGAATTTATTGCGGCGGAAAGATTACAAAAGAAAGTTTCAAGCAAATAGAAGAGCTAAATAAAATCTGTGCAAAATTATGTGAGGGCGAAAAATGCACAGAGGGAGACGTTCATATAATAAGTATAACCTTAGCAACCTGTCCTACTACTGACCTTAAGGAATGGGCA is a window from the bacterium genome containing:
- a CDS encoding cytochrome c biogenesis CcdA family protein; amino-acid sequence: MGNVTIWGLFGLGIMTSLSPCSLALLVAALSFIISEEKNLKEGISIGISFTLGMSFVFFILGLFISKLGQFIRFAHLFYIIAGIFLVLFGLSQLGIYKGAKIKLFAKSNDGKPRNLNIIQRLVFSVLRLGQYSKILSAFILGTLFAFGWAPCAVSLIMPVALLIMSQDITIWQGGGLLFTFGLGHGVPIIPLAALSGQMRAQVANKFTKAGEYLVKIFGVIILVIGILFIIYGPKLNVIFGGK